TGGTACTTCCCCGGCCTGGGTCTTCTGGTAACCCTGGTCCTGATATATCTGGTGGGTCTGATTTTAAGCAACTATTTTGGTAAACAAATACTGGGCTGGGTTGATAAAATACTAGTCAAAGTACCCATTTTCAATCAGGTATATAACAGTGCCAAGCAGGTTATAGAAACGCTGGGAGTAAGCAATAAGGTCTCTTTCAAAGAGGCGGTAATGGTGGAATTTCCCCGCACCGGAATGCACAGTCTGGCGTTTATCACCAATGAAACCACAAATTCGGCTGGTGAAAAATTGTATCTGGTATACGTGCCCGGCTCTCCAAACCCCACCAGCGGTTTTTTGGAACTCCTCAGGGAGAACCAGATTGAACGGGTAAATGTTTCGGTTGAAGATGCCATGAAAACCCTTATTTCCTGCGGTCTGGTA
This sequence is a window from Dehalococcoides mccartyi 195. Protein-coding genes within it:
- a CDS encoding DUF502 domain-containing protein codes for the protein MSSSNNQALKTLRNRFLTGLAFVLPIGAALGLLIWVFNIIDGLLKPVIEFFFNWYFPGLGLLVTLVLIYLVGLILSNYFGKQILGWVDKILVKVPIFNQVYNSAKQVIETLGVSNKVSFKEAVMVEFPRTGMHSLAFITNETTNSAGEKLYLVYVPGSPNPTSGFLELLRENQIERVNVSVEDAMKTLISCGLVFPDNVQAIDVGKGDLHPNKL